From a single Desulfobaccales bacterium genomic region:
- a CDS encoding AAA family ATPase: MLFDELGIYGWDVVEPLVLAAIVADLPVLLVGDIGTNKTEGSKTIARAVLGAGSAFRHYEVPTLNFDDLVGFLNPKGLAKGVLEFVPTPLSIWKAEAALFDELNRANPFIQSKLHELIRTRHIMGLPTKLKLVFAAVNPPQSYQAGYMDLALASRFVAVQVPNLKAMKDAQLDRILGKNGHKKKPAFRAMLRDAQGAAARPKDRQNAQNLAKKVARDLSQTEIVFNPRQLTMMVRLLLGGLALRTVTDNSRFSDPDANTAYIEAVIPEIQGIVRSKVNKEMVHGVIRTVVGGFTLGDPVMVARNLEELAAVEVTDSLAWVTAMAKRVDQEEDLKTLTRVLAKVKDLTMKEVIERELGEKLIRQLAMQLTTQTLLTEDVPVAQLSQRVDQILASI, from the coding sequence ATGTTATTCGATGAACTCGGGATTTATGGGTGGGACGTTGTTGAGCCGTTAGTGCTCGCGGCCATTGTGGCTGACCTGCCGGTATTGCTGGTTGGGGACATTGGCACCAACAAGACCGAAGGGTCGAAAACTATTGCGCGAGCAGTATTGGGCGCTGGAAGCGCGTTTCGCCACTATGAAGTCCCCACTCTCAATTTCGACGACTTGGTGGGGTTTCTCAACCCGAAAGGACTTGCTAAAGGCGTTCTCGAGTTTGTCCCTACCCCGCTGTCCATTTGGAAGGCCGAAGCCGCCCTCTTCGATGAACTCAACCGGGCGAACCCCTTTATTCAATCGAAGCTCCACGAGCTCATCCGGACCCGGCACATCATGGGGCTGCCGACCAAGCTCAAACTTGTCTTCGCAGCGGTCAACCCACCACAGAGCTATCAGGCCGGCTACATGGACCTCGCCCTCGCGAGCCGATTCGTTGCCGTCCAAGTACCGAACCTCAAGGCGATGAAAGACGCCCAGCTGGACCGGATACTTGGGAAGAATGGCCACAAGAAGAAACCCGCCTTTCGGGCCATGCTGCGTGATGCTCAAGGGGCGGCAGCCAGGCCGAAAGACCGGCAAAATGCGCAAAACTTGGCGAAGAAAGTCGCCCGGGACCTGTCCCAAACCGAAATCGTCTTCAACCCCCGGCAGCTGACCATGATGGTCCGGCTCTTGTTGGGCGGGTTGGCCCTGAGAACGGTCACCGATAACTCGCGGTTTTCCGATCCGGATGCGAACACCGCTTACATCGAAGCCGTCATTCCCGAAATTCAAGGGATTGTCCGATCGAAAGTCAACAAAGAAATGGTGCACGGGGTCATTCGGACGGTGGTTGGCGGCTTTACCCTGGGGGACCCGGTAATGGTCGCCCGGAACCTTGAAGAATTGGCTGCAGTCGAAGTCACCGACAGCCTTGCCTGGGTGACGGCCATGGCCAAACGTGTCGACCAGGAAGAAGACCTCAAGACTTTGACCCGGGTGCTGGCTAAAGTCAAAGACCTAACCATGAAGGAGGTGATTGAGCGGGAACTCGGAGAAAAACTAATCCGGCAGTTGGCCATGCAACTTACTACTCAAACCCTGTTAACCGAGGATGTTCCCGTGGCCCAGTTGAGCCAGCGGGTCGACCAAATCTTGGCATCCATCTAA
- a CDS encoding NAD(P)/FAD-dependent oxidoreductase yields MKAGLRSPPQSLAIYTAKALIIATGMTRRGLGVPGEEKFLRRGISYGNLQDLSFVEGEDASIIGGGNSALQIVENLHTVARNIHLISRAELTADPAVVERVSCLSNLQTYIGYKVVQFIGDGTLTGLTIRKMAGAGTLDLPAKGAFIAVGLEPNSFLAAPLLKLNSRREIIISRDCSTSYPGIFAAGDVTDAFGKRIIIASGEGAKAALSARQYLLNLRKAVCPPA; encoded by the coding sequence ATGAAGGCGGGTTTAAGGTCACCACCGCAGAGTTTGGCTATCTACACCGCCAAGGCTCTCATCATCGCCACCGGCATGACCCGGAGGGGCCTTGGGGTCCCCGGAGAAGAAAAGTTCCTGAGAAGGGGCATTTCTTATGGCAACCTCCAGGATCTCTCCTTTGTGGAGGGGGAAGACGCGTCGATCATCGGTGGGGGCAATTCGGCCTTACAAATCGTGGAAAACCTTCATACCGTGGCCCGTAATATCCATCTCATCTCCAGGGCGGAATTGACGGCGGACCCGGCGGTAGTGGAGCGTGTCAGTTGTCTTTCAAATTTGCAGACTTATATTGGTTATAAAGTCGTCCAGTTTATCGGTGATGGGACCTTAACCGGATTAACCATCAGGAAGATGGCTGGCGCCGGCACCTTGGATCTCCCGGCAAAAGGCGCATTCATCGCCGTAGGTCTGGAACCTAACTCTTTCCTGGCCGCTCCCCTGCTGAAGCTCAACTCCCGGCGAGAGATCATCATTTCCCGCGATTGCTCCACCTCTTACCCAGGGATTTTTGCCGCCGGTGACGTGACCGACGCCTTTGGCAAGAGGATCATCATCGCCTCCGGCGAAGGGGCCAAGGCCGCCCTGTCGGCCCGGCAGTATTTGTTGAATCTGCGGAAAGCGGTGTGTCCGCCTGCTTGA
- a CDS encoding cation-translocating P-type ATPase, which translates to MPIPEEAQPETAEGPYYTLPSEQVLSIFDTGPSGLSASQARERLEQYGPNELTPPKKISPWTIFLWQFQNLLIIILIAATGISFFLGEHLDAYVILVIILACTVLGFVQEYRAEQAAAALQKLAAPEAAVLRDGREQVIPAREVVPGDVLVLHTGDKVAADGRVLEAINLKNDESLLTGESTSVNKTAAPDPRPHLPVADQKGMVFGGTVVTYGRGRAVVTTTGMDTEFGGIARMLGEVVQEKTPLEARMASIGLVLSILCLSVSAGAIVFGVLKGNNWLQMLIWGISLAVAAVPEALPAVVTGALAIGTTRMARRNAIVKRLPAVETMGCTTVICTDKTGTLTKNEMTVRLLFLDNREVEVSGLGYEPEGDFFIEENVIAPGDDPVLMEAARIAMLCNDAVLTETVEGAWTIQGDPTEGALVVLGRKAGLHEAVLARECPRVAEIPFDSERKRMTTFHCPSIVVACTKGAPEGLLLRCRNFLSTFGERSLTEGNRQVIMSEAAHMAGGALRVLGLAYRKLESVPESPSEEMEMDLVWVGLVGMMDPPRSEAKEAVSKCHQAGIRVIMVTGDHPDTAVAIARELGLVPPVQTSAAVLTGADLSRLSDEELSMALPQAPVFARVAPEHKLRLVNLLKAQGEVVAMTGDGVNDAPALKRADIGVAMGITGTEVTKETADMILADDNFATLVAAVEEGRAIFDNIKKYLIFLLSANLGEITVLTGTFFLGMPLPLVALQILWVNLTTDGLPALALGVDPKAPDIMQRPPRPPEEGVFTKSVIALMVVITAYLTVGLIPLFHHYYHGYLAVIGDQELSLTRAQTMVFVTLVLAELVNAFNCRSEYHSIFRVGVLANRFLLFATLISLIMVVAVVQVPPLAQLFHAVPLGWKEWLFAAFLAFLLLPVVEVTKWLMRQDARRMAKSS; encoded by the coding sequence ATGCCTATTCCTGAAGAAGCTCAACCAGAAACCGCCGAGGGTCCATATTATACGCTCCCTTCCGAGCAAGTTTTGTCGATCTTCGACACCGGCCCCTCCGGGCTTAGCGCTTCCCAGGCCCGGGAACGCCTGGAGCAATACGGTCCTAACGAGCTGACCCCGCCGAAAAAAATCTCTCCCTGGACCATCTTTTTGTGGCAGTTCCAGAATCTCCTTATCATCATTCTGATTGCGGCCACCGGCATTTCCTTCTTTCTGGGGGAACACCTGGACGCTTACGTCATCCTGGTGATCATCCTGGCCTGCACCGTCCTGGGATTCGTCCAGGAGTACCGGGCCGAGCAGGCGGCCGCGGCCCTCCAGAAACTGGCGGCGCCAGAGGCCGCGGTGCTTCGGGACGGCAGAGAACAGGTCATTCCCGCCCGTGAGGTGGTCCCCGGTGATGTGTTAGTCCTGCATACCGGCGATAAGGTGGCCGCCGATGGCCGCGTGCTGGAAGCCATCAACCTCAAGAACGATGAATCCCTGCTCACCGGCGAATCGACCTCCGTCAATAAGACCGCGGCACCCGATCCCCGCCCTCACCTTCCCGTCGCCGACCAGAAGGGCATGGTCTTCGGGGGCACCGTGGTCACCTACGGACGGGGGCGGGCGGTGGTGACGACCACCGGCATGGACACCGAATTCGGCGGCATCGCCCGCATGCTGGGGGAGGTGGTTCAGGAGAAGACCCCCCTGGAGGCCCGCATGGCTTCCATCGGCCTGGTCTTGAGCATCCTGTGCCTGTCGGTGAGCGCCGGGGCCATAGTGTTTGGGGTCCTGAAGGGTAACAACTGGCTGCAAATGCTGATCTGGGGTATCAGCCTGGCGGTGGCGGCGGTGCCCGAGGCCCTCCCTGCAGTGGTGACCGGGGCCCTGGCCATCGGCACCACTCGCATGGCCCGGCGCAACGCCATCGTCAAGCGCCTGCCCGCGGTGGAAACCATGGGCTGCACCACGGTGATCTGCACCGACAAGACCGGCACCCTCACGAAAAACGAAATGACCGTGCGCTTGCTTTTCCTGGATAACCGGGAGGTTGAAGTCAGCGGCCTGGGATATGAGCCCGAAGGCGACTTTTTCATAGAAGAGAACGTTATTGCCCCGGGGGATGATCCGGTCCTGATGGAAGCCGCCCGTATCGCCATGTTGTGCAATGACGCCGTCTTGACGGAAACGGTGGAGGGGGCCTGGACCATCCAGGGCGACCCCACCGAGGGGGCCCTGGTGGTGCTGGGCCGCAAAGCCGGTCTCCATGAAGCGGTGTTGGCCCGAGAGTGCCCCCGGGTGGCGGAAATTCCCTTCGACTCGGAGCGGAAGCGCATGACCACCTTTCACTGCCCCTCAATTGTTGTGGCCTGTACGAAGGGCGCGCCAGAGGGTCTCCTGCTCCGTTGCCGGAATTTTCTCTCAACCTTTGGGGAAAGGTCTCTCACCGAAGGGAATCGCCAGGTCATTATGAGCGAAGCCGCGCACATGGCCGGGGGGGCATTGAGAGTCCTGGGACTGGCTTACCGTAAATTGGAGTCGGTCCCGGAGTCGCCTTCCGAAGAGATGGAGATGGATTTGGTGTGGGTAGGACTGGTGGGAATGATGGACCCGCCTCGCTCCGAGGCCAAAGAGGCCGTGAGCAAATGCCATCAGGCGGGCATCCGGGTGATCATGGTCACCGGCGATCATCCGGACACCGCTGTGGCTATTGCCCGAGAACTTGGGCTGGTCCCCCCAGTGCAGACCAGCGCCGCAGTGTTAACGGGGGCCGACCTGTCCCGCTTGAGTGACGAAGAATTATCCATGGCTTTACCTCAAGCGCCGGTGTTTGCCCGGGTGGCCCCGGAGCACAAGCTGCGCCTGGTGAATCTGCTCAAGGCTCAAGGGGAAGTGGTGGCCATGACCGGGGACGGGGTCAATGACGCTCCTGCATTGAAAAGAGCCGACATAGGCGTGGCCATGGGGATCACCGGCACCGAGGTCACCAAGGAGACCGCGGACATGATCCTGGCCGACGACAATTTCGCCACCCTGGTGGCCGCGGTGGAGGAAGGGCGGGCCATCTTCGACAACATCAAAAAATACCTGATTTTTCTTCTGAGCGCCAATCTCGGCGAGATCACCGTCTTGACCGGCACCTTCTTCCTGGGCATGCCCCTGCCCCTGGTGGCCCTGCAAATCCTCTGGGTGAACCTCACCACGGACGGTCTTCCCGCCCTGGCCCTGGGGGTGGACCCCAAAGCCCCGGATATCATGCAGCGGCCGCCCCGCCCGCCGGAAGAAGGGGTGTTCACCAAATCGGTGATCGCCCTGATGGTGGTGATCACCGCCTATCTCACCGTGGGCCTGATTCCTCTGTTTCACCATTATTACCACGGCTATCTGGCGGTGATCGGGGACCAGGAGCTATCGCTAACCCGGGCCCAGACCATGGTCTTCGTGACCCTGGTCCTGGCGGAGTTGGTAAACGCCTTCAACTGCCGCTCGGAATATCATTCAATCTTCAGGGTGGGGGTGCTTGCCAACCGTTTTCTGCTCTTCGCCACGCTCATCTCTCTGATTATGGTGGTGGCGGTGGTGCAGGTGCCTCCTCTGGCGCAACTGTTCCACGCGGTGCCTCTGGGCTGGAAAGAATGGCTCTTCGCCGCGTTCCTGGCTTTTCTGCTCCTCCCGGTGGTGGAAGTGACCAAGTGGTTGATGCGGCAAGATGCCAGGCGCATGGCCAAAAGTTCTTAA
- a CDS encoding MbcA/ParS/Xre antitoxin family protein produces MESHRILGSVQLEPGRLVITAQGKERFALGKQLIENLLKNLIKHRIDSVQSLGSMMEEKATVKSKKSDEEIPEEIKQALIKDMYDNHYREWLDSPIPALDGKTPRKAIRSKEGRHRVEDLLRQMEYLRDESDNAYDISWVRKELKL; encoded by the coding sequence ATGGAAAGTCACAGGATTCTGGGATCAGTTCAGCTTGAACCTGGGCGCTTGGTGATAACGGCTCAGGGCAAAGAAAGGTTTGCTCTTGGGAAACAGCTTATTGAGAATCTACTGAAAAATTTGATCAAACATCGTATAGATTCCGTCCAGTCACTTGGGTCGATGATGGAGGAAAAGGCAACGGTAAAATCGAAAAAATCTGATGAGGAAATTCCTGAAGAAATCAAACAGGCCCTCATAAAAGATATGTATGATAACCACTATCGAGAATGGCTGGATTCCCCTATACCCGCCTTGGATGGAAAAACTCCCCGCAAAGCCATCAGGTCCAAAGAAGGCCGACACAGGGTAGAGGATCTGTTACGGCAAATGGAATATTTACGTGATGAAAGTGACAACGCATATGACATTTCCTGGGTGAGAAAGGAGTTGAAGTTATAA
- a CDS encoding redoxin family protein has translation MAHAPVLNELYNLAKLDPALKGKLKFMGVGKDNDEMAMKMWKAFHKVPFPMIADPGGAFAKALNFPNYPVSMVLDKSGKIVWVHVGVFGNAEEALKDIKAVVK, from the coding sequence ATGGCACACGCTCCTGTGCTGAACGAGCTTTACAACCTGGCCAAACTAGACCCGGCTCTCAAAGGCAAGCTGAAATTCATGGGAGTGGGCAAGGACAATGATGAAATGGCGATGAAGATGTGGAAGGCCTTCCACAAGGTGCCGTTCCCCATGATCGCCGATCCCGGCGGCGCCTTTGCCAAGGCTTTAAATTTCCCTAATTATCCGGTATCGATGGTTCTGGATAAATCCGGAAAAATTGTTTGGGTCCATGTGGGGGTCTTCGGCAATGCCGAAGAAGCACTTAAGGACATTAAAGCTGTCGTAAAATAA
- a CDS encoding efflux RND transporter permease subunit: protein MPKWPLQYSFLAVQFNSLKLLSLILGCVPFCLAGMVYALYLTRLPLGATVVIGVLIVVAAMVNEGVLLLTFAEEQRQRDQLSPRDAVIGAAKIRLRPRAMISFAIIFGFIPLALNLEEGGEMLQPMAAGAIGGLTLGNPGGPVHDAVPLCNFCGKKAGADFLKHLT from the coding sequence ATGCCGAAATGGCCTTTGCAATATTCTTTTCTGGCAGTTCAGTTTAACAGCCTGAAACTCCTCTCCCTGATTTTGGGATGTGTGCCGTTCTGCCTGGCCGGTATGGTTTACGCTCTCTACCTGACGAGGCTTCCCCTGGGAGCCACGGTGGTCATCGGGGTGCTCATCGTGGTGGCGGCTATGGTTAACGAAGGGGTGCTGCTCTTGACCTTTGCGGAAGAACAGCGGCAACGAGATCAGCTTTCTCCACGTGACGCTGTCATCGGTGCCGCCAAGATTCGACTGCGGCCCCGGGCCATGATCTCTTTCGCCATCATCTTCGGGTTCATCCCCCTGGCCTTAAACCTGGAAGAAGGCGGCGAGATGCTCCAACCCATGGCCGCTGGAGCCATCGGCGGACTCACCCTTGGGAATCCTGGTGGCCCTGTTCATGATGCCGTGCCTTTATGTAATTTTTGCGGGAAAAAGGCAGGGGCAGACTTCCTCAAGCACCTTACCTGA